TAGACGCGCTTCGGCCCGTGGGAACTCATGCGGATAAAAGCTATCCGTTAAAAAGCGCCGCCCGCCACCGGCAACCCTTATTTTCCGGTTTTTCCGAGAGGAGGAAAGTCTCCCGGCTCCGAGCGAAACGGCCGCGGCGCCCCATGCCCTAGCCGTTCGTGTAATAACGCCGGCGCGCCCGCACCTGGACCAGTTTGCGCTCGGGAAAAATCACCGCCGTGAGCGCCCCGCCCAGCACGCAGCCGGTGTCGATGCCGAGCGTCCACTTCGTCTCCGCCACCTTCTCGCGCGGCGTGTGGCCGTAGACGACGAAGGGCGGTCCTTTCCACAACTCCGACCAATGCGGCGCGCCGGGCGCCTCGGAGCGCTTGCGCGGCTCGCCGTCCTCGTCGACCACCTGGATGCGCGTCACCACGCGCGCCGGCTGTTTCTTCCAGGGCGTGCCGGGCAGAAAGCCGCCGTGCACGAACACCGTCTCGTGCTCCGCGTCCTCGTAAGTCAGCGGCATCGCCTCGAGGTAGTCCCACGCCTTGCCGTTGATCTGCTCCAGCGTCGCGTAGTCGTATTTCTTGAGATGGCTCGGGTCGTCGGTCTTCCGGTAATTGATCAGCCGCAACTCGTGGTTGCCGAGCAGCGACGCCGTCGCATGCCGGCGCGCGAGCTGGATGACGCGCGCGCTGTCCGGACCGCGATTGATCAAGTCGCCGAGCAGCACGACGCGGTCGTCGTCGCGCGGGGCGAGCTTATCGAGGAGTTCCTCGAACTCGTCGGCGCAGCCGTGGATGTCGCCGATGGCGATGAGTCGTCCGGCCATCGGGATCAGGGCTGCGGCGCCACCTCGACAGCCGACTCGGCGCGCGCGGTCGCTTCCTGCATGAAGTAGGTTTGCGCGGAAAACGCCATCTCGCCCTCGCCGCGCGGCACGGGCGCGTAGAGCGCGTCGGGCTGGAGGCGGCGGGCGTCGACGTTGTCGCGCAGTTCCGCCGGGAGGATGTCGTCCACGATGCGCCGGCGCAGGTCCGGATCGTAGATCGGGAACAGCGCCTCGACGCGGCGGAAGAAATTGCGCGTCATCCAGTCGGCGCTGCCGGCAAAGAGGTGCGGCGAGCCGCCGTTCTCAAAGTAGTAGATGCGCGCGTGCTCGAGGTAGCGCCCGACGAGGTTGCGCACGCGGATGTTCTCGCTCTGGCCCTTGATGCCGGGTGCGAGGCAGCACGTCGCGCGCACGATGAGGTCGATCTGCACGCCGGCCTGCGACGCGGCGTAGAGGTTGTCGATCGTCACGGGGTCCACGAGCTTGTTCATCTTCGCGATGATGCGCGCCGGGCGGCCGGCGGCGGCGTGCGCGGCCTCGGCGGCGATGAGCTCCTGCACGCGCGCGTGGAAGTTGAACGGCGCGACCAGCAGGTGCTTGAACTCCGGCGTGCGGCCGAAACCGGTGAGCGCGTTGAACAGCTGCGCCACCTCGGTCGTGAGATCGACGTTGGCCGTGAGCAGGCTCAGATCGGTGTAGAGTCGCGCGGTCTTCGGGTTGTAGTTGCCGGTGCCGAGGTGCACGTAGCGGCGCAGGCCGTCGGACTCCTGCCGGATGACGAGGCTGCACTTGCAATGCGTCTTGTGTCCCACGAGGCCGAACACCACGTGCACGCCGGCCTCCTCGAGCTCGCGCGCCCACTTGATGTTGTTCGCCTCGTCGAACCGCGCCTTCAGCTCCACCAGCGCCGTGACCTGCTTGCCCCGGCGCGAGGCCTCGATGAGCGAGCGGACGATGGGCGAATCGCCGCTGGTGCGATAGAGCGTCTGCTTGATGGCGAGGACTTGCGGGTCCGTCGCCGATTGCTCGATGAAATCGACCACCGGCGTGAACGACTCGTAGGGATGGTGCAGCAACACATCGCGCTCGCGCACCACGTCGAACAGCAGCGGCTTGGCGCGCAGGAAAGGCATCTCCGCCGGAACGAACGGCGTGTATTTCAGGTCGGGCCGGTCGGTGCGCTCCCAGAGGCTCATCAGGCGCAGGAGGTTCAACGGTCCGCGCGTGCGAAAAATGTTCTCGCCCGGCGGCAGCGCCAGATGCCGGCACAGCGTCTCGAAGGTCTCCTCGTCCACGCCGTCCTCGATCTCGAGGCGCACGGCGGCGCCGCGGCGAAGATTGCGCAGCTCGTCCTCGATCTTCTTGAGCAGGTTCTCGACCTCCTCCTCGTCGATGTAGAGATCGCTGTTGCGCGTGACGCGGAAGGCGTGCGCGCTGCGGATCGTGTAGCCGGGGAACAGCGCACCGGCGCAGAGCTTGATGATGTCGCTGAGGAAGACGAAGCGCTGCACCTTCGCGTCGCCGTCGAGCAGGATGAGGCGCGGCAGGCTCCGCGGCACCGGCAGGATGGCGAGCAGCGATTCGATCTCCGGCGTCTCTGGATTATCGAGCGTGAGCAGCACGTTCATCGTCTTGTTGCCGAGCTGCGGGAATGGATGCGCCTGGTCGATCGCGAGCGGCGTGAGCACCGGCAGGACGTTCGTGGCAAAGTAGTTTTCCACCCAAGCGCGCTGCTTCGGGTCGAGCTGCGCGGGCGTGACGAAGCCGATGCCCTCCTTCGCCAGCGCCGGCACCAGCAGCTCGTGCCAGCAGCGGTATTGGTCGCGCACGAGCTTTTCCACCCCGGCGCGGATCTGTTTCAGCTGCTCGCGCGGGGTGAGCCCGTCGATGCTCGGCTCGCCGCCGGCCGAGTCCTGCTGCTGTTGCAGGCCGGCCACGCGGATCTCGAAGAACTCGTCGAGATTCGAGCTGACGATCGAGAGGAACTTCACGCGCTCGAGCAGCGGATTCGCCGGGCTCTGCGCCTGCTCGAGCACGCGGCGGTTGAAGGCGAGGTAGCTCAACTCGCGGTTGAAATACTGCCGCCGGCTGCCGCTCCCGGCGAGCGCGCGACCGACGGGGGCGGTGATTTTGACGGAACGCTTCGGGCGTTTGGCGGAAGTCATGGCTTGGGCCTCATTGGTAACGGGGTGCCGCACCCTCGGCCAGCGGCAACCCTTCGCGTCACCCGATTGTCACTTTCGACCGCGGCGCGCCGGCGTTGTTCACGCATTCGTCACGCGTCCGCCGCGGGATCTTCACACCCGCATGGGAACCTGCCGCCGCTCGACGACCGGCCGCGCCGTCGACCGGGCGCCTCTCTTTGCACCTCGTCCTCGTCACCGAAACTTACGCTCCCGAAATCAACGGCGTCGCCATGACGCTCGGCCGCCTCGTCGACGGCCTCGCTGCGCGCGGTCATCGCGTGACCGTCGTCCGCCCGCGCCAGCGCCACGAATCGCCGCGCTACACCACGACCCAGCGCCTCGCCTGCCGCCAGGTGCGCCTGCCCGGTTTTCCGTTGCCCGGCTACCCGCAACTGCGCGTCGGCTTCCCCGCGCGCCGTCGGCTGCGCCAACTCTGGACGCTCAACCCGCCCGACCTCGTCCACGTCGCCACCGAAGGCCCGCTCGGCTCCTCCGCGATCTCGGCGGCGCTCGGGCTCGGTCTGCCCGTCACCTCGAGCTTCCACACCAACTTCGACCAATACGCGCGCGACTACCGCCTCGGTTTTCTCAAGCCGCTCGTCACCGCCTGGCTCCGCCGCGTGCACAACCGCACGCTCCGCACCTTCGTGCCCACGCACGACCTGCGCGAGCGGCTCGCGCGCGAAGGCTACGCGAATCTCCGCCTCCTCTCGCGCGGGGTCGACACCCAGCTCTTCGCGCCGACACGCCGCGACGACGAGCTCCGCACCTCGTGGGGCGCCAGTCCCGGCGACCTCGTCGTCGTCCACGTCGGTCGCATGGCGGCGGAGAAGAACTACCCGCTGCTCTTCCGCGCCTTCGACGCCATCAAGGCCGCCCAACCCCGCGCCCGCCTCGTGCTCGTCGGCGACGGCCCGATGCTCGCCACCTACCAGCGCCAGCGGCCCGACGCCGTGTTCACCGGTTTCTACACCGGCGCCAACCTCGCGCGCCACTACGCCAGCGGCGACCTCTACCTGCACGCCAGCTACACCGAGACGTTCGGCAATGTCGTCACCGAGGCACTCGCCAGCGGGCTCGCCGTCAGCGCCTTCGACTACGCGGCCGCGCACGAATTCATCCGCCACGAGCAAAACGGCCTCGTCGCGTCCCCGGGTGACGAGCGCGCCTTCATTGCCCACGCCGTGCGCCTCGCCGACGACGCCGCGCTCCGCGCCCGCCTCGCCCGCGCCGGCCGCGCCACCACCGCGCGCCTCTCGTGGGACGCCGTCGTCGACGGCTTCGCCCGAGACCTCGCCGAAGCCATCGACGAGCATCGCGCCACGCACGCCACTGCTCCGGCCCATCCAAAATCGAAAATTCAAAACCCGGAATTTCCCTCGCCCGCTCCCTCCCGCCCATGAGCAAAGCCACCCTCCGCGTCCGCACCGCCATCCTCTCCGACGTCCACCTCGGCACGCCGCACTCGAAGGCCGACGAGGCCACGCACTTTCTCAAGCACGTCCGCTGCGACCGCCTCATCCTCAACGGCGACATCATCGACGGCTGGCGCCTCGCCCGCGACGGCCGCTGGACGAAGGCCCACACGCGCTTCATCCGCCGCGTCCTCACCCTCGTGCAGAAAAAGGACACCGAGGTCGTCTACCTCCGCGGCAACCACGACGACTTCCTCGCCCGCCTCCTCCCGATGACCTTCGAGCGCATCCAGCTCGTCGAGGACTGC
This window of the Candidatus Didemnitutus sp. genome carries:
- a CDS encoding metallophosphoesterase, encoding MAGRLIAIGDIHGCADEFEELLDKLAPRDDDRVVLLGDLINRGPDSARVIQLARRHATASLLGNHELRLINYRKTDDPSHLKKYDYATLEQINGKAWDYLEAMPLTYEDAEHETVFVHGGFLPGTPWKKQPARVVTRIQVVDEDGEPRKRSEAPGAPHWSELWKGPPFVVYGHTPREKVAETKWTLGIDTGCVLGGALTAVIFPERKLVQVRARRRYYTNG
- the ppk1 gene encoding polyphosphate kinase 1, with protein sequence MTSAKRPKRSVKITAPVGRALAGSGSRRQYFNRELSYLAFNRRVLEQAQSPANPLLERVKFLSIVSSNLDEFFEIRVAGLQQQQDSAGGEPSIDGLTPREQLKQIRAGVEKLVRDQYRCWHELLVPALAKEGIGFVTPAQLDPKQRAWVENYFATNVLPVLTPLAIDQAHPFPQLGNKTMNVLLTLDNPETPEIESLLAILPVPRSLPRLILLDGDAKVQRFVFLSDIIKLCAGALFPGYTIRSAHAFRVTRNSDLYIDEEEVENLLKKIEDELRNLRRGAAVRLEIEDGVDEETFETLCRHLALPPGENIFRTRGPLNLLRLMSLWERTDRPDLKYTPFVPAEMPFLRAKPLLFDVVRERDVLLHHPYESFTPVVDFIEQSATDPQVLAIKQTLYRTSGDSPIVRSLIEASRRGKQVTALVELKARFDEANNIKWARELEEAGVHVVFGLVGHKTHCKCSLVIRQESDGLRRYVHLGTGNYNPKTARLYTDLSLLTANVDLTTEVAQLFNALTGFGRTPEFKHLLVAPFNFHARVQELIAAEAAHAAAGRPARIIAKMNKLVDPVTIDNLYAASQAGVQIDLIVRATCCLAPGIKGQSENIRVRNLVGRYLEHARIYYFENGGSPHLFAGSADWMTRNFFRRVEALFPIYDPDLRRRIVDDILPAELRDNVDARRLQPDALYAPVPRGEGEMAFSAQTYFMQEATARAESAVEVAPQP
- a CDS encoding glycosyltransferase family 1 protein — its product is MHLVLVTETYAPEINGVAMTLGRLVDGLAARGHRVTVVRPRQRHESPRYTTTQRLACRQVRLPGFPLPGYPQLRVGFPARRRLRQLWTLNPPDLVHVATEGPLGSSAISAALGLGLPVTSSFHTNFDQYARDYRLGFLKPLVTAWLRRVHNRTLRTFVPTHDLRERLAREGYANLRLLSRGVDTQLFAPTRRDDELRTSWGASPGDLVVVHVGRMAAEKNYPLLFRAFDAIKAAQPRARLVLVGDGPMLATYQRQRPDAVFTGFYTGANLARHYASGDLYLHASYTETFGNVVTEALASGLAVSAFDYAAAHEFIRHEQNGLVASPGDERAFIAHAVRLADDAALRARLARAGRATTARLSWDAVVDGFARDLAEAIDEHRATHATAPAHPKSKIQNPEFPSPAPSRP